One region of uncultured Desulfovibrio sp. genomic DNA includes:
- the hemW gene encoding radical SAM family heme chaperone HemW, protein MLLYIHVPFCSTRCRYCAFHSSPLGRGVDAASSPAVRDYVDTLFLELAHWGDQLGGSEVQSVFFGGGTPSLLSPRIIGLTMERINKYFRLVPKAEVTLEANPESLRGGHRAAQYLDAGINRLSIGVQSMDEGMLRMLGRPHKAQDSLHVAFLAREAGCANINLDLMWGLPGLSVRQWLQTLKDVIRMTPDHISAYGLTLEPGTPLELDVEEGRLTLPPERDQNIMFMEGAAMLEQHGYLHYEISNFARMGFQCRHNMGYWEGEDYLGLGPSATSTINNRRWTNPSSQAAWNARTREGKLAQTVEELTPEARVLELLMLRLRTARGLRVKEYREMTGRDFVRDHQRLVQALHENGLIRIRQGYMRLTRSGMLVSNSILSNMFARTREVLKQAALSGGLKPQAVESPEGTVEQSALHEDSPEIRPVRWPSA, encoded by the coding sequence ATGCTGCTTTATATACATGTTCCCTTTTGCTCCACACGCTGCCGCTACTGCGCCTTTCATTCAAGCCCGCTTGGGCGCGGCGTTGATGCGGCCAGCTCCCCCGCCGTGCGCGACTATGTGGATACCCTGTTTCTGGAACTGGCCCACTGGGGCGACCAGCTTGGCGGCAGCGAAGTGCAGTCTGTCTTTTTTGGCGGGGGTACGCCCAGCCTGCTTTCGCCGCGCATCATCGGCCTGACCATGGAGCGCATTAACAAGTATTTCAGGCTCGTTCCCAAGGCCGAGGTGACGCTTGAGGCCAATCCGGAATCCCTGCGCGGCGGGCACCGCGCGGCCCAGTATCTGGATGCGGGCATCAACCGCCTTTCCATCGGCGTGCAGAGTATGGACGAAGGCATGCTGCGCATGCTGGGCCGTCCGCACAAGGCGCAGGACAGTCTGCACGTGGCCTTTTTGGCGCGCGAGGCGGGCTGCGCCAACATCAATCTTGATCTCATGTGGGGCCTGCCGGGGCTGAGCGTGCGCCAATGGCTGCAAACGCTCAAAGATGTTATCCGCATGACCCCCGACCATATTTCCGCCTATGGCCTCACGCTTGAGCCGGGAACCCCGCTGGAGCTTGATGTGGAAGAGGGCCGCCTGACCCTGCCGCCGGAGCGCGACCAGAACATCATGTTCATGGAAGGCGCTGCCATGCTTGAGCAACACGGCTACCTGCACTATGAAATTTCCAATTTCGCCCGCATGGGGTTTCAGTGCCGCCACAACATGGGCTACTGGGAGGGGGAAGACTATCTTGGTCTTGGCCCTTCGGCCACGTCCACCATCAACAACCGCCGCTGGACAAATCCGTCAAGCCAGGCCGCTTGGAACGCCCGCACCCGCGAAGGCAAACTGGCCCAGACTGTGGAAGAACTCACGCCCGAAGCACGCGTGCTTGAGCTTTTGATGCTGCGCCTGCGCACAGCGCGGGGTCTACGCGTAAAAGAGTACCGCGAAATGACCGGGCGCGACTTTGTGCGTGATCACCAGCGGCTGGTGCAGGCCCTGCACGAAAACGGGCTTATCCGCATCCGGCAGGGCTATATGCGGCTGACCCGTAGCGGTATGCTGGTTTCCAACTCCATTCTCAGCAACATGTTTGCCCGCACCCGCGAGGTGCTCAAGCAGGCGGCGCTTTCCGGCGGGCTGAAGCCCCAGGCCGTTGAATCTCCCGAAGGAACAGTAGAGCAGAGCGCGCTGCATGAAGACAGCCCGGAAATCCGCCCGGTGCGCTGGCCCAGCGCCTGA
- a CDS encoding leucyl aminopeptidase — MDIRFQNLGPEQWKGDVLLAPVCQDETLLEQIPELDKVAPWLVIAPALRDFKGKTGELALLHGHPDLSVPRVLAVGLGPREKVSTADIRKAIAAAVQLCRKQGYTSIVLPEPALAKLPGGRERLVEECVCAAQLALYRFTALKKADTDEAADPQWLAVAFDGQEVPDAAHAAARRGENAAWAVSLARDLATTPPNLLYPEMLAQKAQELAREKGFACTVLDETDLEKEGMGCLMAVGQGSGRPPRLIVLEHAPAGHEQDKPLVLVGKGITFDTGGISLKPAANMHQMKADMTGAATVLATVAALAQEDAPRRVVGLLACAENMPGGRAMRPGDVVRAANGDTVEIQNTDAEGRLALCDALAYAQKTWVPAAVVDIATLTGACAVALGTQLAGLFSDDADLAERIRAAGGACGEEYWPLPLWKPYAESLKSEVADICHMGPREGGAINAALFLQHFIQEGVRWAHLDIAGVDWAAKATPIAPVGPTAFGARTLLDLARGGV; from the coding sequence ATGGATATACGCTTTCAGAATCTCGGACCGGAACAATGGAAGGGGGACGTTCTGCTGGCCCCCGTCTGCCAGGATGAAACTCTGCTTGAGCAGATTCCTGAGCTGGACAAGGTTGCTCCCTGGCTGGTCATAGCCCCTGCCCTGCGTGACTTCAAGGGCAAGACGGGCGAACTGGCCCTGCTGCACGGACATCCCGACCTTTCCGTTCCCCGTGTGCTGGCCGTGGGCCTTGGCCCGAGGGAAAAGGTCTCCACCGCCGACATCCGCAAGGCCATTGCCGCCGCAGTGCAACTGTGCCGCAAGCAGGGCTACACGTCCATAGTGCTGCCCGAACCGGCTCTGGCAAAACTGCCCGGAGGCCGTGAACGGCTGGTGGAAGAATGCGTATGCGCCGCCCAGCTTGCCCTGTACCGCTTTACGGCCCTTAAAAAGGCCGATACGGACGAAGCCGCCGACCCGCAGTGGCTGGCCGTGGCCTTTGACGGCCAAGAAGTGCCGGACGCCGCCCATGCCGCCGCCCGCAGGGGCGAAAACGCCGCCTGGGCCGTGAGCCTTGCGCGCGACCTTGCCACCACGCCGCCCAATTTGCTCTACCCTGAAATGCTGGCCCAGAAAGCGCAGGAACTGGCGCGCGAAAAAGGCTTTGCCTGCACCGTGCTGGACGAAACCGATCTGGAAAAGGAAGGCATGGGCTGCCTCATGGCCGTGGGCCAGGGGTCGGGCCGTCCGCCCCGCCTCATCGTGCTGGAGCACGCTCCTGCCGGACATGAACAGGACAAGCCCCTCGTGCTTGTGGGCAAGGGCATCACCTTTGATACGGGCGGCATCAGCCTCAAGCCCGCCGCCAACATGCACCAGATGAAGGCCGACATGACCGGTGCCGCAACGGTGCTGGCCACGGTGGCGGCCCTTGCGCAGGAGGACGCACCCCGCCGTGTGGTGGGCTTGCTGGCCTGCGCCGAAAACATGCCCGGTGGCCGCGCCATGCGCCCCGGCGATGTGGTGCGCGCCGCCAATGGCGACACCGTTGAAATTCAGAATACCGATGCGGAAGGCCGCCTTGCCCTGTGCGATGCACTGGCCTACGCCCAGAAAACATGGGTTCCGGCTGCTGTGGTTGATATTGCCACCCTCACCGGGGCCTGCGCCGTTGCGCTGGGAACCCAGCTTGCGGGCCTGTTCAGCGATGATGCCGACCTTGCCGAGCGCATCCGCGCGGCAGGCGGCGCTTGCGGCGAAGAGTACTGGCCCCTGCCGCTGTGGAAGCCCTATGCTGAATCGCTCAAAAGTGAAGTGGCCGATATTTGCCACATGGGCCCGCGTGAAGGCGGGGCCATCAACGCCGCGCTCTTTTTGCAACACTTTATTCAAGAGGGCGTGCGCTGGGCCCATCTGGACATTGCCGGGGTAGACTGGGCCGCCAAGGCCACGCCCATTGCTCCGGTAGGGCCCACGGCCTTTGGCGCGCGTACGCTGCTCGATCTCGCCAGGGGAGGCGTATAA
- the cobA gene encoding uroporphyrinogen-III C-methyltransferase, translating to MKVFLIGAGPGDPGLLTIKGRDALAAADVVVYDALANDSLLSYARPDAEKIYVGKVAGNHALPQDQINALLVSKAKEGNVVARLKGGDPYIFGRGGEEGEELAAAGIPFEEVPGISSTIAAPAYAGIPVTHRDFASSVTIITGHENPDKPGSVHNWKALAASASTLVFVMGMKNLPDIARNLLEAGMDPHTPAALIYRGTTPYQRSLVDTLARLPQAAVEAKFTNPSVILVGKVATLRDTLGWFEKKPLFGRSVVVTRAREQASGLAQSLTALGAEVIQCPTIEISPLADYAELDAALDNLASYGWVIFTSVNGVKHFWLRLAKTGKDSRALGNCKVAAIGPATADALTERGIIPDFIPERYMAEGVLEGLMALENGNVAGMRFLLPRAAKAREVLPEELRKAGAVVDVISAYETVPAAHKRDEVLERINAGTLNCVTFGSSSTVENFLSLIPAAILKTHPEVKLAAIGPVTAETLQKNGLTCNIMPMDYTIPALVDALKTYFAR from the coding sequence ATGAAGGTATTTCTCATCGGAGCCGGACCCGGTGATCCGGGACTGCTGACCATCAAGGGGCGTGACGCCCTGGCCGCCGCCGATGTGGTGGTATACGACGCCCTGGCAAACGACAGCCTGCTTTCTTACGCCCGCCCCGATGCGGAAAAAATCTATGTGGGCAAGGTGGCGGGCAACCACGCCCTGCCGCAGGATCAGATCAACGCCCTCCTGGTCAGCAAGGCCAAGGAAGGCAACGTTGTGGCCCGCCTGAAAGGCGGCGACCCCTACATCTTCGGTCGCGGCGGCGAAGAAGGCGAAGAACTGGCGGCTGCGGGCATTCCCTTTGAAGAGGTGCCCGGCATCAGCAGCACCATCGCCGCCCCCGCCTATGCGGGCATTCCCGTGACCCACAGGGATTTTGCCTCTTCCGTGACCATCATCACCGGGCACGAAAATCCGGACAAGCCCGGCTCCGTGCACAACTGGAAGGCCCTTGCCGCCAGCGCCTCCACTCTGGTCTTTGTGATGGGCATGAAAAACCTGCCCGACATCGCCCGCAATCTGCTTGAAGCAGGGATGGATCCGCACACCCCGGCGGCGCTTATCTATCGCGGCACAACGCCCTATCAGCGCAGCCTTGTGGATACCCTGGCCCGTCTGCCCCAGGCGGCGGTTGAAGCCAAATTCACCAATCCTTCGGTCATTCTTGTGGGCAAGGTTGCCACCTTGCGCGACACCCTTGGCTGGTTTGAGAAAAAGCCGCTTTTTGGCCGCAGCGTTGTTGTAACCCGCGCGCGCGAGCAGGCCAGCGGTCTCGCCCAGAGCCTTACGGCGCTGGGGGCCGAGGTCATCCAGTGCCCTACCATTGAAATCAGCCCTCTTGCCGATTATGCGGAACTTGACGCGGCTCTGGACAATCTTGCCAGCTACGGCTGGGTTATCTTTACCTCGGTCAACGGCGTAAAGCACTTCTGGCTGCGGCTGGCAAAAACGGGCAAGGACAGCCGCGCCCTCGGCAACTGCAAGGTGGCCGCCATCGGCCCCGCCACCGCCGACGCTCTGACCGAACGCGGCATCATCCCCGATTTCATTCCCGAGCGCTACATGGCCGAGGGTGTGCTTGAAGGCCTGATGGCCCTTGAAAACGGCAACGTGGCTGGCATGCGCTTTTTGCTGCCCCGCGCCGCCAAGGCCCGCGAAGTGCTGCCCGAAGAACTGCGCAAGGCAGGAGCAGTGGTGGACGTTATTTCCGCCTACGAAACCGTACCCGCAGCGCACAAAAGGGATGAAGTCCTCGAACGCATCAACGCTGGCACCCTGAACTGCGTGACCTTCGGCTCCTCCTCCACAGTGGAGAACTTCCTCTCCCTTATCCCGGCTGCAATCCTCAAGACGCACCCGGAAGTGAAGCTGGCCGCCATCGGGCCGGTAACGGCAGAAACGCTGCAAAAAAATGGCCTTACCTGCAACATCATGCCCATGGATTACACCATCCCGGCACTGGTGGACGCCCTGAAAACGTACTTTGCGAGATAA
- the purN gene encoding phosphoribosylglycinamide formyltransferase, whose translation MPLNIAILASGSGTNAQAMIDKAAQGVLDVNIALIVCNRPGAGVVSRAEKAGIPCLVLDHKSFPDRESFDARMVEALREAGAELVVLAGYMRLLTPVFLEAFAGKVINIHPALLPSFPGVHGGADAVNYGVKVSGCTVHFVEEKVDSGPVLIQAVVPVNAGESEDDLMNRIHVMEHRIYPQAIQWLAQGRIDVQGRQVHLKPGNSPRAQHDGDWLVWPPLEQGF comes from the coding sequence ATGCCCCTGAATATCGCCATACTGGCCTCCGGCAGCGGCACAAACGCTCAGGCCATGATCGACAAGGCCGCCCAGGGCGTGCTTGACGTGAACATTGCCCTGATCGTTTGTAACCGCCCCGGTGCGGGAGTTGTGAGCCGTGCGGAAAAGGCGGGCATCCCCTGCCTTGTACTGGATCACAAAAGCTTCCCCGATCGCGAGAGCTTTGACGCCCGCATGGTTGAGGCCCTGCGTGAAGCCGGGGCTGAGCTTGTGGTGCTGGCGGGCTATATGCGTCTGCTGACCCCTGTGTTCCTTGAGGCCTTTGCCGGAAAGGTCATCAATATCCACCCGGCGCTGCTGCCCAGCTTTCCCGGTGTGCACGGTGGTGCCGATGCCGTCAACTATGGCGTCAAGGTTTCCGGCTGCACCGTGCATTTTGTGGAAGAAAAGGTGGACAGCGGCCCAGTGCTGATTCAGGCCGTTGTGCCGGTCAACGCTGGCGAAAGCGAGGACGACCTCATGAACCGCATCCATGTAATGGAGCACCGCATCTATCCCCAGGCAATCCAGTGGCTGGCGCAGGGGCGCATAGATGTGCAGGGGCGGCAGGTGCACCTCAAGCCCGGCAATAGCCCCCGCGCGCAGCACGATGGCGACTGGCTGGTGTGGCCGCCGCTGGAGCAGGGATTTTAA
- the sdhA gene encoding 8-methylmenaquinol:fumarate reductase flavoprotein subunit: MTQQFTRRKFLQSACITISALTVNMSGIEKALAAAAGVGPLATCDILIIGSGGAGLRAAVAALQKNPKLNVVVVSKCMPSRSATCMAEGGINGVTDFSKGDSYELHCFDTVKGGDYLVDQESTLKFCEQAGPAILELDYLGMPFSRTAEGKVKARPFGGASKVRCNYSADKTGHIVAHTCLDDALSHGVKFLMDHELLDVAVDNGRCEGAVLRNIRTGEIAPVRAKAVVLATGGYTRIFWNRTSTPYIATGDGVAAALRAGIPFKDAEMVQFHPTGVVHGGVLITEAARGEGGYLLNNKGERFMKTYAPAKMELGPRDIVARAIETEIREGRGYGQGLEAYVLLDLRHLGKDKIVHDLPQIRHVGKLFENIDLVDKPMVIRPTAHYSMGGIDVNTFDDMATVVPGLFAAGEASCVSIHGANRLGGNSLADAVVTGKIAGNGAAAFASHADFGAGKRLTDLTARWQDRFRNTTNGGDAKQMYSIREEMGAQLWDNMGIFRTQSKLDSLSSTLADLRSRYDALRVPNANPVYNTVFTEYVELGNMLQLAQAACLAASERKESRGAHTREDFPKRDDANFLKHSMVTMDDSGKMRMGWKEVEITKFKPEERKY, from the coding sequence ATGACGCAGCAGTTTACCCGCAGAAAATTTCTGCAATCGGCCTGCATCACCATCAGCGCGCTGACGGTGAACATGAGCGGCATTGAAAAAGCTCTTGCCGCAGCCGCTGGTGTCGGCCCCCTGGCCACCTGCGACATCTTGATCATCGGATCAGGTGGCGCTGGCCTGCGAGCCGCCGTGGCAGCCCTGCAAAAAAATCCCAAACTCAACGTGGTTGTGGTCAGCAAGTGCATGCCTTCGCGTAGCGCCACCTGTATGGCCGAAGGCGGCATCAACGGCGTCACCGATTTCAGCAAGGGCGACTCCTACGAGCTGCACTGCTTTGATACCGTGAAGGGCGGCGACTATCTGGTTGACCAGGAATCCACGCTCAAATTCTGCGAGCAGGCAGGCCCCGCCATCCTTGAACTGGATTATCTGGGCATGCCCTTCTCGCGCACGGCTGAAGGCAAGGTCAAGGCCCGCCCCTTTGGCGGCGCATCCAAGGTACGTTGCAACTACTCCGCCGACAAAACCGGCCACATCGTTGCCCACACCTGCCTGGACGATGCCCTGAGCCACGGCGTCAAATTCCTCATGGATCACGAGCTGCTTGATGTGGCCGTGGACAATGGCCGCTGCGAAGGCGCCGTGCTGCGCAACATCCGCACCGGCGAAATCGCCCCTGTGCGCGCCAAGGCCGTGGTGCTTGCCACCGGCGGCTATACCCGCATTTTCTGGAACCGCACTTCCACCCCCTACATTGCCACAGGCGACGGCGTTGCAGCTGCCCTGCGCGCGGGCATTCCCTTCAAGGATGCCGAAATGGTGCAGTTCCACCCCACGGGCGTGGTGCACGGCGGCGTGCTGATTACCGAAGCGGCGCGCGGTGAAGGCGGCTATCTGCTCAACAACAAGGGCGAGCGCTTCATGAAGACCTACGCCCCCGCCAAGATGGAACTTGGACCCCGCGACATCGTGGCCCGCGCCATTGAGACGGAAATCCGCGAAGGGCGCGGCTACGGTCAGGGCCTGGAAGCCTATGTGCTGCTTGACCTGAGGCACCTCGGCAAGGATAAGATCGTGCACGATCTGCCGCAGATCCGCCACGTGGGCAAGCTTTTTGAAAATATCGACCTTGTGGACAAGCCCATGGTCATCCGCCCCACGGCCCACTACTCCATGGGCGGCATTGACGTGAACACCTTTGACGACATGGCCACGGTTGTGCCCGGCCTGTTTGCCGCTGGTGAAGCTTCGTGCGTGTCCATCCACGGCGCAAACCGCCTTGGCGGCAATTCGCTGGCCGATGCGGTGGTAACGGGCAAAATCGCCGGTAACGGCGCGGCGGCCTTTGCCAGCCATGCCGATTTTGGCGCGGGCAAACGCCTCACCGACCTGACCGCCCGCTGGCAGGATCGCTTCCGCAACACCACCAACGGCGGCGATGCCAAACAGATGTACTCCATCCGCGAAGAAATGGGCGCACAGCTCTGGGACAACATGGGTATTTTCCGCACCCAGTCCAAGCTTGACTCCCTGAGCAGCACCCTGGCCGACCTGCGTTCGCGCTACGACGCCCTGCGCGTCCCCAACGCCAACCCCGTCTACAATACGGTGTTCACCGAATATGTGGAGCTGGGCAACATGCTGCAACTGGCCCAGGCCGCCTGCCTTGCCGCCTCAGAGCGCAAGGAATCGCGCGGCGCGCACACCCGCGAGGACTTCCCCAAGCGTGACGATGCCAACTTCCTCAAGCACAGCATGGTCACCATGGACGACAGCGGCAAAATGCGCATGGGCTGGAAAGAAGTGGAGATCACCAAATTCAAGCCCGAGGAGCGGAAGTACTAA